From the Candidatus Atribacteria bacterium genome, one window contains:
- a CDS encoding polysaccharide biosynthesis protein, whose protein sequence is MKKYFRIILWICTDLFFINIALTLSIILRFGNGWKENFYQYRVVFLYLSFLYLIFALIFKLYNRIWRYICISDLFLITGTITAAVVSWILYCNIVKGIYFPWTVKALTWFISLAFISGSKLVWRLYWERRDPFKRKEERILIVGAGDAGNVICREIGKRKDLGQMIGFIDDDVNKIGSVIQNKKVLGSVDKINEIISWGKIDTVIIAIPSITGSEIRRIINKIENKDVKIKTVPGVYELINEKVSVSRIRNVEVKDLLNRDTVNLNIDGISGYLKGKRIMVTGGAGSIGEEICMQVCRFFPGELMILDHNENALFYTEKKIRRKYGDLKLKMMMVDIRNKEKMEKIFDGFRPEVIFHAAAHKHVPMMEYHPDEAVSNNIIATKTLVELADKWGVIDLVMISTDKAINPTSVMGASKQIAEMIIKMYAKKSKTNFVAVRFGNVLESNGSVIPTFKKQIAEGGPITITEKEIRRYFMTVSEASQLVIQAGGLGMKGTVFVLDMGELVKILELAENLIRLSGLIPDEDIKIEFIGLRPGEKMFEELLTEKERSRVLGDSGHEKIFIAETEEVNDEKLENDIRELGELAREMDSEGIVKKLQEIVPSYKPNRGMLK, encoded by the coding sequence TTGAAAAAATATTTTCGGATAATACTTTGGATTTGTACGGATTTATTTTTTATAAATATTGCCTTAACTCTTTCGATAATATTGAGGTTTGGAAATGGCTGGAAAGAGAACTTTTATCAATATAGAGTTGTTTTTCTTTACCTATCTTTTTTGTATCTTATTTTTGCTTTAATTTTCAAATTATACAATAGGATTTGGCGGTATATATGCATTAGCGACCTTTTTTTAATTACCGGGACAATTACCGCTGCGGTGGTTTCTTGGATATTGTATTGTAATATAGTAAAGGGAATATATTTTCCCTGGACAGTAAAGGCATTGACCTGGTTTATTAGTCTTGCTTTCATTTCCGGAAGTAAGCTGGTCTGGAGATTATATTGGGAAAGAAGGGATCCTTTTAAAAGAAAAGAAGAGAGAATATTAATTGTTGGTGCGGGAGATGCCGGTAATGTTATTTGCCGAGAAATAGGAAAGAGAAAGGATTTAGGCCAAATGATTGGTTTTATCGATGATGATGTTAACAAAATTGGGAGTGTTATCCAAAATAAAAAAGTATTAGGCTCGGTCGATAAGATAAATGAGATTATCAGCTGGGGAAAAATTGATACAGTGATTATTGCTATTCCTTCCATTACAGGTAGTGAGATTAGAAGGATTATAAATAAAATAGAGAATAAAGATGTAAAAATAAAAACCGTGCCGGGCGTATATGAATTGATTAACGAAAAAGTAAGCGTATCCCGAATTAGAAATGTAGAAGTGAAAGATTTACTGAACCGAGATACTGTTAATTTAAATATTGATGGGATATCTGGATATCTAAAAGGAAAGAGAATAATGGTTACCGGGGGTGCCGGTTCCATCGGGGAAGAGATATGTATGCAGGTTTGCAGATTTTTCCCCGGGGAATTGATGATCTTAGACCATAATGAGAATGCTCTTTTTTATACTGAAAAAAAGATTAGGAGAAAATACGGTGATTTAAAACTTAAGATGATGATGGTAGATATTAGGAATAAAGAGAAGATGGAAAAGATATTTGATGGTTTTAGACCGGAAGTAATATTCCATGCCGCAGCCCATAAACATGTTCCGATGATGGAGTATCATCCTGACGAGGCGGTGAGCAACAATATTATCGCGACTAAAACTTTAGTTGAGTTAGCAGATAAATGGGGAGTTATTGATTTGGTAATGATATCTACCGATAAGGCCATTAATCCAACCAGCGTAATGGGAGCGAGTAAGCAAATAGCAGAAATGATAATAAAAATGTATGCGAAAAAGAGTAAGACTAATTTTGTGGCTGTTCGTTTTGGAAATGTACTTGAAAGTAATGGAAGTGTCATCCCCACTTTTAAAAAGCAAATCGCCGAAGGAGGACCTATTACTATAACCGAAAAAGAAATAAGAAGATATTTTATGACTGTTTCAGAAGCAAGCCAATTGGTAATACAGGCCGGGGGATTGGGCATGAAGGGGACAGTGTTTGTTTTAGATATGGGAGAATTGGTGAAAATCTTAGAATTAGCAGAAAATTTAATTCGGTTATCGGGTCTAATCCCTGATGAGGATATTAAAATAGAGTTTATTGGTTTGAGACCGGGAGAGAAGATGTTTGAAGAATTATTGACTGAGAAGGAGAGAAGCCGGGTATTGGGAGATAGTGGACATGAGAAGATTTTCATTGCTGAGACTGAAGAAGTAAATGATGAGAAGCTGGAAAATGATATAAGGGAGTTGGGAGAGTTGGCAAGGGAGATGGATAGTGAAGGAATAGTGAAAAAACTCCAGGAAATAGTCCCGAGTTATAAGCCGAATAGAGGAATGCTGAAATAG
- a CDS encoding ribokinase gives MVITKVKEDILRSPRLSDYRGKFDGVVVIGGANIDLRGKPVGEMLERHTSNPGKICVGSGGVGRNIAHSLALLNVPVCLLSAVGDDGEGVKILEETEKAGVIMEQMIISGEYPTGIYLAILDERGEMEVGISDMRILEEITVEYLKSKAYLIKESKIVVMDTNIPVQSIEYVVDLCNKVKVPILVEPASVEKAKKLMKILDGSGRGYIDYLTPNKDELESILGTETETETGAGAETETEISEYRDMDLERAAEELNRRGVKKVIVTLGKRGIYVYNDGSGVGDAGERGLEDELNRFFLAPYKGKVVDVTGAGDALVAGLVYGIYKGYPLEVAAKFGLGAAALTISTKETVRRDLREGLLKSRIEEEK, from the coding sequence ATGGTAATAACTAAAGTAAAAGAGGACATTTTGAGGTCTCCAAGATTAAGTGATTACCGGGGGAAATTTGACGGGGTAGTGGTGATAGGTGGAGCTAATATTGATTTAAGAGGAAAACCTGTTGGAGAGATGCTGGAAAGACATACTTCCAATCCGGGTAAGATATGCGTTGGTTCGGGAGGGGTAGGCAGGAATATTGCGCATAGTCTGGCCTTGCTGAATGTGCCGGTTTGCCTGTTGAGTGCGGTGGGGGATGATGGAGAAGGGGTAAAAATTTTAGAGGAGACAGAGAAGGCCGGCGTAATAATGGAACAGATGATCATATCGGGAGAATATCCTACCGGAATATATCTAGCGATATTGGATGAAAGGGGTGAGATGGAAGTAGGGATCTCAGATATGCGTATTTTAGAGGAAATTACAGTGGAGTATTTAAAGTCAAAGGCTTATTTGATAAAGGAGAGCAAGATAGTGGTAATGGACACTAATATTCCTGTGCAGAGTATCGAATATGTGGTAGACTTGTGTAACAAGGTTAAGGTGCCTATTTTAGTGGAGCCGGCATCGGTGGAAAAGGCAAAAAAGTTAATGAAGATATTGGATGGAAGTGGAAGAGGGTATATTGATTATCTCACTCCGAATAAGGATGAGTTAGAATCAATTTTAGGAACGGAAACGGAAACGGAAACAGGAGCAGGAGCAGAAACAGAAACGGAAATTAGCGAATATAGGGATATGGATTTGGAGAGGGCAGCAGAGGAATTGAACCGCAGAGGAGTCAAGAAGGTGATTGTTACTTTAGGAAAAAGAGGGATATATGTCTATAATGATGGTAGTGGTGTTGGTGATGCAGGTGAGAGAGGATTAGAAGATGAGTTGAATAGGTTTTTTTTGGCGCCCTATAAAGGCAAAGTAGTGGATGTAACTGGAGCGGGAGATGCGCTGGTAGCTGGTTTGGTCTATGGAATTTATAAAGGATATCCTTTGGAAGTAGCGGCAAAATTTGGCTTGGGCGCTGCAGCTTTAACTATCTCCACCAAAGAAACAGTAAGGAGAGATTTAAGAGAAGGGTTGTTGAAAAGTAGGATAGAAGAAGAGAAATAA
- a CDS encoding pseudouridine-5'-phosphate glycosidase produces MNGEKFFTFKDEIREALKEGKPIVALESTLISHGFPYPENKEVAGEMEEIIRGYGVVPATIAIIKGKIKVGLTRYELEFMATSKDILKASRRDLAAIVAQGLNGATTVAATMIIAERAGIKVFATGGIGGVHRGAEKTFDISADLQELARTPVAVVCSGAKAILDLPLTKEYLETMGVPVIGFRSEVLPAFYCRESGLKVDYRVNDEMEAAKIIRAMVDLKLGGGIIIANPVPEEYAISLEYMNKKIKEAVMAAEKDGVKGKKLTPYLLNKIKELTEGKSLKANIALVKDNARVAAKIARELKR; encoded by the coding sequence GTGAATGGAGAAAAGTTTTTTACTTTTAAAGATGAAATAAGAGAGGCTTTAAAAGAAGGCAAACCGATAGTGGCCTTAGAATCAACTTTGATATCTCATGGATTTCCTTATCCGGAAAATAAAGAAGTAGCAGGGGAAATGGAAGAGATTATTCGAGGATATGGAGTTGTACCCGCTACTATTGCGATAATTAAAGGAAAAATAAAGGTGGGTTTGACCAGATACGAACTGGAGTTTATGGCAACCTCTAAAGATATTTTAAAAGCTAGTAGGCGAGATTTGGCAGCGATAGTAGCTCAAGGTTTAAATGGGGCTACCACCGTAGCAGCCACTATGATAATAGCAGAGAGGGCAGGAATAAAGGTCTTTGCCACCGGCGGCATAGGGGGAGTACATCGAGGAGCAGAAAAGACTTTTGATATATCAGCGGATTTGCAGGAATTAGCACGAACACCGGTGGCGGTAGTGTGCAGTGGGGCAAAGGCGATTCTTGATTTGCCTTTAACTAAGGAATATCTGGAGACCATGGGTGTACCGGTGATCGGGTTTAGGAGTGAAGTGCTGCCTGCTTTTTATTGTCGGGAAAGCGGATTAAAGGTTGATTATAGGGTAAATGATGAGATGGAGGCAGCGAAGATCATTAGAGCAATGGTTGATTTAAAATTAGGCGGGGGAATAATCATTGCTAATCCCGTTCCTGAGGAGTACGCCATTTCACTGGAGTATATGAATAAGAAAATTAAAGAAGCTGTTATGGCGGCAGAAAAGGACGGGGTCAAAGGAAAGAAACTAACCCCTTACTTATTGAATAAGATAAAAGAATTAACTGAAGGCAAAAGCCTGAAAGCCAATATTGCGCTGGTAAAGGATAACGCTCGCGTAGCCGCAAAAATTGCTCGTGAACTAAAAAGGTAA
- a CDS encoding NAD(P)/FAD-dependent oxidoreductase has translation MEIVIVGAGPVGCYTAQLLKKYGFKNRIIEEHQEVGKPIRCAGLVGRQVFENALLPISKSSIINQINGALFYFHKENFQVNREGVAQVIDREKFDKNLSQGLEVECGKKLIEIKREGSGYIIKTETEDIYADLVIGADGANSRLRKYINWIDNDCAKDKKRGYIKSYLGIQYRIKTEDNLVCDKIARVHFKEGIPFFIWVIPEGNNIFRIGVISDNPREDLFAFLNEFKINGEIIGKLTGMIPVGQTKCYFQNIALVGDAAIQVKPLTGGGIYYGLKSAELLAKCIRDNRLDEYDRCLKKNFGREIKFGLKARKLYEEINEKELKKIFMLFKKNAGIIEKAAHFENHSVIFIEILKNPKIFKDAAQIFSQNIRKLLF, from the coding sequence ATGGAAATTGTTATTGTTGGTGCAGGACCGGTAGGATGCTATACTGCTCAATTGCTGAAGAAATATGGTTTTAAGAACAGAATAATAGAAGAGCATCAAGAAGTAGGAAAACCAATTAGATGTGCTGGTCTGGTAGGAAGGCAAGTTTTTGAAAACGCCCTTCTTCCTATTTCTAAAAGCTCTATTATTAACCAGATTAATGGAGCTTTGTTTTACTTTCATAAGGAAAATTTTCAGGTCAATAGAGAAGGGGTAGCCCAAGTAATTGATCGTGAGAAGTTTGACAAAAATTTAAGCCAGGGCTTGGAGGTAGAATGTGGAAAAAAGTTAATAGAGATAAAGAGGGAGGGATCCGGATATATAATTAAGACTGAAACGGAGGATATTTATGCTGATTTAGTGATTGGAGCCGATGGAGCAAATTCTCGGTTAAGAAAATATATAAATTGGATAGATAATGATTGTGCAAAGGATAAAAAAAGAGGTTATATAAAAAGCTACTTGGGAATTCAGTATAGAATAAAGACAGAAGACAATTTAGTTTGCGATAAAATCGCTCGGGTACATTTTAAAGAAGGTATTCCTTTTTTTATTTGGGTTATCCCTGAGGGAAATAATATTTTTCGGATAGGAGTGATTTCGGATAACCCCCGTGAAGATTTATTTGCCTTTCTAAATGAATTCAAAATTAATGGTGAAATTATCGGAAAATTAACCGGAATGATTCCCGTAGGACAAACTAAATGCTATTTCCAGAATATTGCCTTGGTGGGAGATGCGGCTATTCAAGTAAAGCCTTTAACCGGTGGTGGGATATATTATGGATTGAAATCGGCAGAGCTTTTAGCAAAATGCATTAGAGATAATAGATTGGATGAATACGATAGGTGTTTGAAGAAAAATTTTGGGAGAGAAATTAAATTTGGATTAAAGGCTCGAAAATTATATGAAGAAATAAATGAAAAAGAATTAAAGAAGATATTTATGTTGTTTAAGAAAAATGCCGGAATTATTGAGAAAGCCGCACATTTTGAAAACCATTCTGTGATTTTTATAGAAATATTAAAAAATCCTAAAATATTTAAAGATGCCGCGCAAATTTTCAGCCAAAATATTAGGAAATTATTATTTTAG